A genomic region of Micromonospora sp. NBC_01796 contains the following coding sequences:
- a CDS encoding sulfotransferase family protein: protein MAEPEPHTAPIFLVGCQRSGTTMLRLVLDSHSSISCGPETRFLPDLQRIVGRDWERLSRFGFPREDWLRRIREFFGGVHADYAAARGKTRWADKTPLYAMSLDFVTEVFPDAQIVHLIRDGRDVVVSHRKRFGYWSAVKCVVKWPRYIRTARAVGATLPADRYYELRYEQTVTEPEKAMRGLFEFLGEPWEDGILDYGSKQHDVAQKYTTEADRRRAAADVSAPIYPSRVGTYRRELDPFLRLLVWIFSGRTLRALGYR, encoded by the coding sequence GTGGCTGAGCCCGAACCCCACACCGCGCCGATCTTCCTGGTCGGTTGCCAACGGTCCGGCACCACGATGCTGCGGCTGGTGCTCGACTCGCACTCCTCCATCAGCTGCGGGCCGGAGACCCGGTTCCTGCCGGACCTGCAACGGATCGTCGGACGGGACTGGGAACGGCTGTCCCGCTTCGGCTTCCCGCGCGAGGACTGGCTGCGCCGGATCCGGGAGTTCTTCGGCGGTGTACACGCCGACTACGCCGCCGCCCGGGGCAAGACCCGGTGGGCCGACAAGACCCCGCTGTACGCGATGTCGCTCGACTTCGTCACCGAGGTCTTCCCGGACGCCCAGATCGTGCACCTGATCCGGGACGGGCGGGACGTGGTGGTCTCGCACCGCAAACGGTTCGGCTACTGGTCGGCGGTGAAGTGCGTGGTCAAGTGGCCGCGCTACATCCGTACCGCCCGTGCGGTCGGCGCGACCCTGCCGGCGGACCGCTACTACGAGCTGAGGTACGAGCAGACCGTGACCGAGCCGGAGAAGGCGATGCGGGGGCTGTTCGAGTTCCTCGGCGAACCGTGGGAGGACGGCATCCTCGACTACGGCAGCAAGCAGCACGACGTGGCCCAGAAGTACACCACCGAGGCGGACAGGCGGCGGGCGGCGGCGGACGTGTCCGCGCCGATCTACCCGTCCCGGGTCGGCACCTACCGGCGCGAACTGGACCCGTTCCTGCGCCTGCTGGTCTGGATCTTCTCCGGGCGTACGCTGCGCGCCCTGGGTTACCGGTGA